The following are encoded together in the Geobacter sulfurreducens PCA genome:
- a CDS encoding type II secretion system F family protein, which translates to MPKFNWEARSRTGSVQKGVMEAASAAAVEAQLKKYGFGSISIKEEGKGLSMEIKLPGFAPKVETKDLVVFTRQFATMIDSGLPLVQCLDILSSQQENKTFKDVLIRVKESVEGGSTFADALSKHPKVFDQLYVNLVAAGEVGGILDTILNRLAAYIEKAMKLKKQVKGAMVYPTTIMAIAVIVVGVILIFVIPTFAKMFQEFGGELPGPTKFVINLSNFIVKYILLIIGLIFALIVGFKKYYATTGGRKKIDAFALKAPIAGPIIKKVSVARFTRTLGTLISSGVPIMDGLEIVAKTAGNKVVEEAVYKVRQAISEGKTMAEPLQECGVFPPMVVQMISVGEATGAMDAMLSKIADFYDDEVDEAVSAMTALMEPMLMVFLGTTVGGLVIAMYLPIFKLAGTVGG; encoded by the coding sequence ATGCCCAAGTTCAACTGGGAAGCAAGAAGCAGGACCGGTTCCGTTCAGAAGGGGGTCATGGAGGCGGCCAGCGCAGCCGCCGTGGAGGCCCAGCTCAAAAAATACGGCTTCGGCAGCATTTCCATAAAGGAAGAGGGAAAAGGCCTCTCCATGGAGATCAAGCTTCCCGGCTTTGCCCCCAAGGTGGAAACCAAGGATCTCGTGGTATTCACGCGGCAGTTCGCCACCATGATCGACTCAGGCCTGCCTTTGGTGCAATGCCTTGACATCCTCTCCAGCCAACAGGAAAACAAAACCTTCAAGGATGTTCTCATTAGGGTCAAGGAGTCGGTTGAAGGGGGCTCAACCTTTGCTGATGCTCTGTCCAAGCATCCCAAGGTCTTTGACCAGCTCTATGTGAACCTGGTGGCTGCTGGCGAGGTCGGCGGCATCCTCGACACAATCCTGAACCGTCTTGCCGCCTATATCGAAAAAGCGATGAAACTCAAGAAGCAGGTCAAGGGGGCCATGGTCTATCCGACAACGATCATGGCAATTGCCGTCATCGTCGTCGGCGTCATTCTGATATTCGTCATTCCGACTTTTGCCAAGATGTTCCAGGAGTTTGGCGGAGAACTGCCTGGGCCGACCAAGTTTGTCATCAATCTCAGTAATTTCATTGTTAAATACATTCTCCTGATTATCGGCCTTATCTTTGCCCTTATCGTCGGATTCAAAAAGTATTACGCCACAACCGGCGGCAGAAAAAAAATAGACGCCTTTGCCCTCAAAGCACCCATTGCCGGACCAATCATCAAGAAGGTGTCCGTTGCCCGGTTTACCCGGACCCTTGGAACCCTCATCTCCAGTGGGGTGCCGATCATGGACGGGCTCGAGATCGTTGCCAAGACCGCCGGCAACAAGGTGGTGGAGGAGGCGGTGTACAAGGTCCGGCAGGCCATTTCGGAAGGTAAGACCATGGCCGAGCCGCTCCAGGAGTGTGGCGTCTTCCCCCCCATGGTCGTGCAGATGATCTCCGTGGGCGAGGCCACCGGTGCCATGGATGCCATGCTGAGCAAGATCGCCGATTTCTACGATGATGAAGTGGACGAGGCCGTGAGTGCCATGACCGCCCTGATGGAGCCGATGCTGATGGTGTTTCTCGGCACCACTGTCGGCGGTCTCGTCATTGCCATGTACCTGCCGATCTTCAAGCTTGCGGGAACTGTTGGCGGCTAA
- a CDS encoding type IV pilus twitching motility protein PilT yields MANMHQLLTELVNRGGSDLHITTNSPPQIRVDGQLIPLEMPPLNAVDTKQLCYSILTEQQKHKFEEANELDLSFGIKGLSRFRGNVFIQRGAVAGVFRVIPYKILTFEELGLPVVVKELAEKPRGLILVTGPTGSGKSTTLAAIIDKINTERHDHIVTIEDPIEYLHPHKSCVVNQREVGADTKSFKNALKYILRQDPDVVLVGELRDLETIEAALTLAETGHLCLATLHTNSAVQTINRIVDVFPPYQQPQVRAQLSFVLEGVMSQTLLPNVSGKGRVLALEVMVPNPAIRNLIREDKIHQIYSQMQVGQEKFGMQTMNQSLFSLLQKRRISLDVAMARSSDPDELKQMLASAQRPPGQRPQMR; encoded by the coding sequence ATGGCCAACATGCATCAACTCCTCACGGAACTCGTCAATCGCGGGGGCTCGGACCTTCACATCACCACTAACTCGCCCCCGCAGATCCGGGTCGACGGCCAGTTGATCCCTCTCGAGATGCCACCGCTCAATGCGGTGGACACCAAGCAGCTCTGCTACAGCATCCTTACTGAGCAGCAGAAGCACAAATTCGAGGAAGCCAACGAACTCGACCTTTCCTTCGGCATCAAGGGGCTTTCCCGTTTCCGGGGGAACGTGTTCATTCAGCGGGGCGCAGTTGCCGGCGTGTTCCGGGTGATTCCCTACAAGATTCTCACCTTTGAAGAGCTGGGTCTGCCGGTGGTGGTGAAAGAGCTGGCGGAGAAGCCTCGGGGGCTGATCCTCGTTACCGGACCCACCGGCAGCGGCAAGTCGACCACCCTGGCCGCCATCATCGACAAGATCAACACCGAACGGCACGATCATATTGTGACCATCGAGGATCCCATCGAGTACCTGCATCCTCACAAGAGTTGCGTGGTGAACCAGCGTGAGGTGGGGGCCGATACGAAAAGCTTCAAGAACGCCTTGAAATATATCCTGCGCCAGGATCCGGACGTGGTCCTCGTGGGGGAGCTCCGGGATCTGGAGACCATCGAGGCGGCCCTGACCCTTGCCGAGACCGGTCACCTCTGTCTCGCCACGCTCCACACAAACTCGGCGGTGCAGACCATCAACCGGATCGTGGACGTATTTCCCCCCTACCAGCAGCCCCAGGTCCGTGCCCAGCTTTCTTTCGTTCTGGAAGGGGTCATGTCCCAGACCCTGCTGCCGAACGTATCGGGCAAGGGGAGGGTGCTGGCCCTGGAGGTGATGGTGCCCAATCCGGCCATCCGTAACCTGATCCGCGAAGACAAGATCCACCAGATCTATTCCCAGATGCAGGTGGGGCAGGAGAAGTTCGGCATGCAGACCATGAACCAGTCGCTGTTCAGTCTGTTGCAGAAGAGACGGATTTCGCTTGATGTGGCCATGGCCCGCTCGTCCGATCCCGACGAACTCAAGCAGATGCTGGCCAGCGCCCAGCGGCCACCGGGTCAGCGCCCTCAGATGAGGTAA